A region of Nocardioides alkalitolerans DNA encodes the following proteins:
- a CDS encoding DUF2256 domain-containing protein yields the protein MPPEPKTCRSCGRRIEWRKKWERDWDQVQYCSTACRRRGVSEVDERLEALMLQQVSRGRGTATPMDVALAVADGDEAAATELAEPARRAARRLVARGEAEIVQRGKVVDPSTAKGAFEVRRRR from the coding sequence ATGCCGCCGGAGCCCAAGACCTGCCGCTCCTGCGGACGCCGCATCGAGTGGCGCAAGAAGTGGGAGCGCGACTGGGACCAGGTGCAGTACTGCTCCACCGCCTGCCGACGCCGCGGCGTCTCCGAGGTCGACGAGCGGCTCGAGGCGCTCATGCTGCAGCAGGTGTCCCGCGGACGGGGGACGGCGACCCCCATGGACGTCGCCCTCGCTGTGGCCGACGGCGACGAAGCTGCGGCGACGGAGCTCGCCGAGCCCGCCCGCCGTGCCGCCCGGCGCCTGGTCGCGCGCGGCGAGGCCGAAATCGTGCAGCGGGGGAAGGTCGTCGACCCGTCGACGGCGAAGGGGGCGTTCGAGGTGCGGCGCCGGAGGTAG
- a CDS encoding MarR family transcriptional regulator has product MSTPAPVDLELARIQESIAWLIRLGEFHRFHRGDAGGEPVLDRTTFLLLSRLADGTPLTMGEIAAELDLTPPTATRRVGPLVTAGLVRRERHPDSHRAVVITITDAGRERVTAVRQARVASLRELFRDWDPADLTTLATVMDRLTRTLATELVEDSGFADRHTGQG; this is encoded by the coding sequence ATGAGCACGCCCGCACCGGTCGACCTCGAGCTCGCCCGCATTCAGGAGTCCATCGCCTGGCTGATCCGGCTCGGCGAGTTCCACCGGTTCCACCGGGGCGACGCGGGCGGCGAACCGGTGCTCGACCGCACGACGTTCCTGCTCCTCTCGCGCCTCGCCGACGGCACCCCGCTCACCATGGGAGAGATCGCGGCCGAGCTGGACCTCACGCCACCGACGGCCACCCGTCGCGTCGGACCGCTCGTCACGGCCGGCCTCGTGCGCCGCGAGCGCCACCCCGACAGCCACCGTGCCGTCGTCATCACCATCACCGACGCCGGTCGCGAGCGCGTCACCGCGGTGCGCCAGGCCCGCGTGGCGTCACTGCGGGAGCTGTTCCGCGACTGGGACCCCGCCGACCTGACGACGCTCGCCACCGTCATGGACCGGCTCACGCGCACGCTCGCCACCGAGCTCGTCGAGGACAGCGGCTTCGCCGACCGCCACACGGGACAGGGCTGA
- a CDS encoding TetR/AcrR family transcriptional regulator: protein MATTRVNPVDKHDVRRRALAESALRTLGELGYARASLREIATNSEFSHGMVHYYFADKLELIVYCVRYYKETCVTRYDGVVSDAQSADELLDAFAAKLCETIVDEAPMHRLWYDLRAQSMFEESLREAVTQIDRTLEDMIWRVVTRYAELGGRSVTVPRHASYGILDGVFQQALLAYLGSDAPDAALEALRSEVRTLVPLLVG from the coding sequence ATGGCCACGACCCGCGTGAACCCCGTCGACAAGCACGACGTGCGTCGCCGCGCGCTCGCCGAGTCGGCGCTGCGCACCCTCGGCGAGCTCGGCTACGCGAGGGCGTCGCTGCGCGAGATCGCCACCAACTCCGAGTTCAGCCACGGGATGGTGCACTACTACTTCGCCGACAAGCTCGAGCTGATCGTGTACTGCGTGCGCTACTACAAGGAGACGTGCGTGACCCGGTACGACGGGGTCGTCAGCGACGCGCAGTCGGCCGACGAGCTGCTCGACGCCTTCGCCGCGAAGCTCTGCGAGACGATCGTCGACGAGGCTCCGATGCACCGGCTCTGGTACGACCTGCGTGCCCAGAGCATGTTCGAGGAGAGCCTCCGCGAGGCCGTCACGCAGATCGACCGCACGCTCGAGGACATGATCTGGCGCGTCGTCACGCGGTACGCCGAGCTCGGCGGCCGCTCCGTCACGGTGCCGCGGCACGCGTCGTACGGGATCCTCGACGGCGTGTTCCAGCAGGCGCTGCTGGCCTACCTGGGGTCGGACGCTCCCGACGCTGCGCTCGAGGCGCTGCGCTCCGAGGTGCGCACGCTCGTGCCGCTGCTGGTGGGCTGA
- a CDS encoding SDR family oxidoreductase: MTNQDLTGRVALVTGGAQGLGEGMARALAAAGAKVVVADLQDEAGQAVAASIDGVFVHVDVTDDASWEAGIAAALEQAGGLDILVNNAGVEITSLLVDLDAAQARTMLDVNVLGTALGLKHALRTMRPEGAAGKGGVVINIASVAATIAFPAIAVYSATKSAVDRLTRVAAMESGALGYGVRVNCVYPGLVPNQMGANLAADVARIGLFGSTDEAVGAVVAQTPSGRLASTEDIAAAVVFLASDQAAFVNGAGLPVDGGMGM, translated from the coding sequence ATGACCAACCAGGACCTCACCGGGCGCGTAGCGCTCGTGACCGGCGGCGCGCAGGGACTCGGCGAGGGCATGGCCCGCGCCCTCGCCGCGGCGGGAGCGAAGGTCGTCGTCGCCGACCTGCAGGACGAGGCCGGTCAGGCGGTTGCCGCGAGCATCGACGGGGTGTTCGTGCACGTCGACGTCACCGACGACGCCTCCTGGGAGGCCGGCATCGCCGCCGCGCTCGAGCAGGCCGGCGGCCTCGACATCCTGGTCAACAACGCCGGCGTCGAGATCACGAGCCTGCTGGTCGACCTCGACGCGGCGCAGGCCCGCACCATGCTCGACGTCAACGTGCTCGGCACCGCGCTCGGCCTGAAGCACGCGCTGCGCACGATGCGTCCCGAGGGCGCGGCCGGGAAGGGCGGCGTCGTCATCAACATCGCCTCGGTCGCCGCGACCATCGCGTTCCCCGCGATCGCGGTCTACTCCGCGACCAAGTCCGCCGTCGACCGGCTCACGCGCGTGGCGGCGATGGAGAGCGGGGCGCTCGGCTACGGCGTGCGCGTCAACTGCGTCTACCCGGGCCTCGTGCCGAACCAGATGGGCGCCAACCTCGCTGCGGACGTCGCCCGGATCGGGCTCTTCGGCTCCACCGACGAGGCCGTCGGGGCCGTCGTCGCGCAGACCCCGTCGGGCCGCCTCGCGAGCACCGAGGACATCGCCGCCGCCGTCGTCTTCCTCGCCTCCGACCAGGCGGCCTTCGTCAACGGGGCCGGTCTGCCCGTCGACGGCGGCATGGGCATGTGA
- a CDS encoding acyl-CoA dehydrogenase family protein has product MTETVARATDLAAVLEELAVGAADRERADDRPHEVVERLRATGFLASRVPGAHGGGDVTLRDFFGTLIDVARADSGVAQALRAHFAYVEGLRFAPEGPARAGALDLVAGGAVIGNAITEPSGAAAGDFAGLATTFTPDGDDWRISGTKFYSTGTLYADLVWVWGVTADGRPASALVPLDRPGISVIDDWDGFGQRASGSGTTIFDGTPATAAEVVVAGDEAPPRLAIGAFLQLFLTAVVVGNLEAANRDAQDLLRGRSRGITHGTTTLPRHDPVLLQQVGEIAAKAYAARTIVLDAAALLDEVDARLHAGELDGVAAQQAGRRVAEAKIAVERLALDAATALFEVGGASATRAGANLDRHWRNIRTLASHNATRLKAAVIGDHVVNGTELPDNTYF; this is encoded by the coding sequence GTGACCGAGACCGTGGCAAGAGCGACCGACCTGGCCGCAGTCCTGGAGGAGCTGGCGGTGGGTGCCGCGGACCGCGAGCGCGCCGACGACCGCCCCCACGAGGTGGTCGAACGGCTGCGGGCGACCGGCTTCCTGGCGTCCCGCGTGCCGGGTGCCCACGGCGGGGGTGACGTGACCCTCCGGGACTTCTTCGGCACGCTGATCGACGTCGCCCGTGCCGACTCCGGGGTGGCGCAGGCGCTGCGCGCGCACTTCGCGTACGTCGAGGGTCTCCGCTTCGCTCCCGAGGGCCCCGCGCGGGCCGGTGCCCTCGACCTGGTCGCGGGCGGCGCCGTCATCGGCAACGCCATCACGGAGCCCAGCGGTGCGGCGGCCGGCGACTTCGCCGGGCTGGCGACGACCTTCACACCGGACGGCGACGACTGGCGCATCTCGGGCACCAAGTTCTACTCCACCGGCACCCTCTACGCCGACCTCGTCTGGGTCTGGGGCGTCACCGCCGACGGGCGCCCCGCGAGCGCGCTCGTCCCGCTCGACCGGCCCGGCATCTCGGTGATCGACGACTGGGACGGCTTCGGCCAGCGCGCGAGCGGCAGCGGGACCACGATCTTCGACGGCACCCCCGCGACGGCGGCGGAGGTCGTCGTCGCCGGCGACGAGGCGCCGCCGCGCCTCGCGATCGGCGCCTTCCTCCAGCTCTTCCTGACGGCGGTGGTCGTCGGCAACCTGGAGGCGGCGAACCGCGACGCGCAGGACCTGTTGCGCGGACGGAGCCGCGGGATCACGCACGGCACCACCACCCTGCCGCGCCACGACCCGGTCCTGCTGCAGCAGGTCGGCGAGATCGCCGCGAAGGCGTACGCCGCGCGCACCATCGTGCTCGACGCGGCGGCCCTGCTCGACGAGGTCGACGCGCGCCTCCACGCCGGCGAGCTCGACGGGGTGGCGGCGCAGCAGGCCGGACGTCGGGTCGCCGAGGCCAAGATCGCGGTCGAGCGGCTGGCGCTCGACGCAGCGACGGCGCTGTTCGAGGTCGGCGGCGCCTCCGCCACCCGTGCCGGGGCGAACCTCGACCGGCACTGGCGCAACATCCGCACGCTCGCCTCCCACAACGCGACGCGCCTCAAGGCCGCCGTGATCGGCGACCACGTCGTCAACGGCACCGAGCTCCCCGACAACACCTACTTCTGA